Proteins encoded together in one Porites lutea chromosome 2, jaPorLute2.1, whole genome shotgun sequence window:
- the LOC140927074 gene encoding plastin-3-like, translating into MENHELTEEEIDEIQETFYEFDLDGSNHITCDEIGQVMKALGEDIPGYQLRKIIEEVDKNKNGSIEFKEFLEIYKHNSSKLKAGSEFRKLISKKTNLVENSEGSSESSKHSYQEAEREAFVEWINTALKDDKETKPYLPINPTDEKEVFEKIKDGIVLCKMINLTVPNTIDERAVNKPQNANTMLIKEKMSGALKNVLIKENLELALNSARAIGCNIVNIGAEDIEKAKPHLVFGVMWQIIRIGLFSNITSKTTSDEALGESIHERLPHLLENDETIEDLSPEEFLLRWFNYHLKEEGHMRRVTNFNEDIKDSECYTYLLWRISRISGIEHEPLLFLLQEKDLKKRAEKMLLIADSIGCKKFVRPADVASGNTKLNMAFVANLFNTYPALLPLTNEKMESHEDHEDPKMETREERTYRNWMNSIGVSPYVSHLYKDLSNGLVLLQIYDQIKPGTVSWDKVNRPSSFKQMSGIGGNMKKVENCNYAVEIGKDQMKFSLVSIEGKDIHDCNETLTLAIVWQQMRAYTISRLPSKPGGEPMKEGDIVAWVNEKLKKAKKSSSISSFKDSAISTSKAVLDLVDAIQPGTVKYALVSGGRTYEEKLENAKYALSVARKIVTTYALPEDLVEVKPKMVLTVFASLMKTATVKDKN; encoded by the exons ATGGAAAATCATGAACTCACAGAAGAAGAGATCGATGAAATTCAGGAGACTTTTTACGAG TTTGACTTGGATGGCAGCAATCACATCACTTGCGACGAAATTGGACAGGTCATGAAAGCTTTAGGAGAAGACATTCCTGGATACCAATTACGCAAAATAATAGAAGAAGtcgacaaaaataaaaatggaagtATTGAGTTTAAGGAGTTTTTGGAG aTCTACAAACATAACAGCAGTAAGTTAAAAGCAGGCTCAGAATTTAGAAAGCTTATCAGTAAGAAAACAAACCTGGTGGAAAATTCCGAGGGGTCTTCTGAAAGTTCAAAGCATTCCTACCAAGAAGCAGAGAGAGAGGCTTTTGTGGAATGGATAAATACTGCACTGAAAGATGACAAGGAAACAAAGCCTTACCTACCTATTAACCCAACAGATGAAAAGGAAGTATTTGAAAAGATCAAGGATGGCATAGTTTTATG CAAAATGATTAATTTAACGGTGCCTAATACGATAGACGAACGTGCCGTCAACAAGCCACAGAATGCAAACACCATGCTCATCAAAGAAAAGATGAGTGGAGCGCTAAAGAATGTGCTCATCAAAGAAAATTTGGAACTGGCGCTAAATTCTGCCCGTGCTATTGGATGTAACATTGTCAATATTGGAGCAGAAGACATTGAGAAGGCCAAGCCTCATTTGGTTTTTGGAGTCATGTGGCAGATCATCAGA ATTGGTTTGTTTTCCAACATTACCTCCAAGACGACATCTGACGAGGCACTGGGCGAAAGCATCCACGAAAGACTGCCACATCTCCTGGAAAATGATGAAACCATTGAAGACCTTTCTCCAGAGGAGTTTCTATTACGATGGTTTAACTATCATTTAAAAGAGGAAGGGCACATGCGTAGGGTGACAAATTTCAATGAGGACATCAAG GATTCAGAGTGCTATACGTACCTTCTGTGGCGAATTTCACGAATTTCAGGGATTGAACATGAGCCA CTGTTATTCTTGCTACAGGAAAAAGATCTTAAGAAAAGGGCTGAGAAAATGTTACTAATTGCAGACAGCATCGGATGCAAGAAGTTTGTGCGCCCCGCG gatGTTGCGTCAGGAAACACCAAGCTGAATATGGCTTTTGTAGCCAACTTGTTCAACACGTATCCAGCTTTGCTTCCTTTGACCAATGAGAAAATGGAGAGTCACGAGGACCACGAAGACCCCAAAATGGAGACCAGAGAAGAGAGAA CTTACCGTAACTGGATGAACAGCATTGGTGTATCCCCTTATGTGAGTCACCTTTACAAAGACCTCTCCAACGGACTGGTGTTGCTACAG ATTTATGATCAAATAAAGCCGGGAACTGTCAGTTGGGATAAAGTGAACAGGCCCTCATCATTCAAGCAGATGAGTGGGATTGGAGGAAACATGAAGAAAGTAGAAAATTGCAATTATGCAGTGGAGATCGGTAAAGACCAAATGAAATTTTCATTGGTTAGTATTGAAGGAAAGGATATTCATGATTGTAACGAAACCTTAACGCTCG CTATTGTGTGGCAGCAAATGCGGGCATACACAATTTCCCGCTTACCTTCAAAGCCAGGTGGGGAACCCATGAAGGAAGGAGATATTGTCGCGTGGGTCAATGAAAAG TTAAAGAAAGCGAAAAAGTCTAGTAGCATCAGCTCATTTAAGGATTCTGCCATTTCTACCAGCAAGGCAGTTTTGGATTTGGTTGATGCTATCCAGCCTGGTACCGTGAAGTATGCCTTGGTGTCAGGGGGCAGGACGTATGAA GAGAAGCTTGAAAATGCTAAATACGCTCTGAGTGTGGCCCGAAAGATAGTTACAACCTACGCCCTGCCTGAAGACTTGGTTGAAGTCAAACCGAAGATGGTGTTGACAGTGTTTGCTTCTCTGATGAAGACGGCTACGGTGAAAGACAAAAATTAG